The Primulina eburnea isolate SZY01 chromosome 6, ASM2296580v1, whole genome shotgun sequence genome contains a region encoding:
- the LOC140834762 gene encoding uncharacterized protein isoform X1, whose amino-acid sequence MKTKREDIEVDVDEEGAAKKQKLIELSSSHLAFENPLLPLASYDDDEEDEEDDRRGRGGIELANNGIEDGRNGHDSNEVEDEEEEDQGGHIKRNRTIEVRRDCPYLDTVNRQVLDFDFERFCSVSLSNLNVYACLVCGKYYQGRGQKSYAYTHSLEAGHHVYINLRTEKVFCLPDGYEVIDTSLDDIRHVLNPRFTREQVEQIDRNRLWSRALDGSDYLPGMVGLNNIKETDFVNVTIQSLMRVTPLRNFFLIPENYQNSKSQLVHRFGELTRKIWHARNFKGQVSPHEFLQAVMKASKKRFRIGAQSDPVEFMSWLLNTMHGDLKSPKRNNSIIHQCFQGELEVIKQIPTKFIAEKRQNADSQTNEIGRYGGNDVDRVNLETSRMPFLMLGLDLPPPPLFKDVMEKNIIPQVPLFNILKKFDGETVTEVVRPRIARMRYRVIKLPQYIILHMRRFTKNNFFVEKNPTLVNFPVKNLELKDYIPLPASNENERLRSKYDLIGNIVHDGKPGEGSYRAFVQRKSEELWYEMQDLHVSETLPQMVALSEAYMQIYEQQQ is encoded by the exons ATGAAAACGAAACGTGAGGACATAGAAGTTGATGTGGATGAAGAGGGAGCTGCGAAGAAGCAGAAGCTAATTGAGCTGTCCTCTTCCCATCTAGCATTTGAAAATCCACTCCTCCCTCTCGCTTCTTATGATGACGACGAGGAGGATGAAGAAGATGACAGACGAGGTCGTGGTGGGATTGAGCTTGCAAATAATGGCATTGAAGATGGTCGAAATGGACATGATAGTAATGAGGTGGAAGATGAGGAGGAAGAGGATCAAGGAGGCCATATAAAGCGCAATCGCACAATTGAAGTAAGAAGGGACTGTCCCTATCTTGATACTGTTAATAGACAG GTTTTAGATTTTGACTTTGAGAGGTTTTGTTCGGTATCTCTTTCAAACTTGAACGTTTATGCATGTTTGGTTTGTGGGAAATATTACCAAGGAAGGGGACAGAAGTCTTATGCATATACCCATAGTCTAGAAGCGGGACATCATGTCTACATCAATCTTCGAACGGAGAAAGTTTTCTGTCTTCCTGATGGATATGAAGTTATCGACACATCGCTGGATGATATCCGGCATGTTCTCAACCCAAG GTTTACAAGAGAGCAAGTTGAGCAGATTGACAGGAATAGGCTGTGGTCAAGGGCACTCGATGGTTCTGATTATCTTCCTGGAATG GTAGGGTTAAATAACATCAAAGAGACCGACTTTGTCAATGTTACCATTCAATCTTTGATGCGTGTTACTCCACTGAGGAACTTCTTTCTTATCCCGGAGAACTATCAGAACAGCAAATCACAACTTGTTCATCGATTTGGAGAGCTGACACGAAAGATCTGGCATGCGAGGAACTTTAAAGGACAG GTTAGTCCACACGAGTTTCTCCAGGCAGTTATGAAGGCCAGTAAAAAACGTTTCCGCATAGGTGCACAGTCGGATCCAGTTGAATTTATGTCGTGGCTTCTTAATACAATGCATGGAGATCTTAAAAGTCCGAAAAGGAATAACAGCATCATTCACCAGTGCTTTCAG GGGGAACTGGAGGTTATCAAACAGATCCCTACTAAGTTTATTGCGGAGAAGAGACAGAATGCAGACAGCCAGACTAACGAGATTGGACGATATGGTGGAAATGATGTGGATAGAGTAAACCTGGAGACAAGCAGAATGCCTTTCTTAATGCTTGGGTTGGACTTGCCGCCTCCACCTCTGTTTAAGGACGTAATGGAGAAAAACATTATTCCACAG GTTCCACTTTTCAACATACTCAAGAAATTCGATGGCGAAACAGTGACAGAAGTTGTGCGGCCTCGTATAGCTAGGATGAGATACCGTGTAATAAAATTACCACAATATATCATACTGCACATGCGTCGATTTACGAAGAACAACTTCTTTGTAGAGAAAAATCCTACACTCG TTAATTTCCCTGTTAAGAATCTCGAGCTAAAGGATTACATCCCTCTACCTGCCTCCAATGAGAATGAAAGGCTACGCTCCAAGTACGATTTAATTGGGAACATCGTTCATGATGGCAAGCCAGGTGAAGGATCCTATAGAGCGTTTGTGCAGCGGAAGTCCGAAGAACTATG GTATGAGATGCAAGATCTGCATGTTTCTGAAACTTTGCCCCAGATGGTTGCACTTTCTGAGGCATACATGCAGATATATGAGCAGCAGCAATGA
- the LOC140834762 gene encoding uncharacterized protein isoform X2 yields MVGLNNIKETDFVNVTIQSLMRVTPLRNFFLIPENYQNSKSQLVHRFGELTRKIWHARNFKGQVSPHEFLQAVMKASKKRFRIGAQSDPVEFMSWLLNTMHGDLKSPKRNNSIIHQCFQGELEVIKQIPTKFIAEKRQNADSQTNEIGRYGGNDVDRVNLETSRMPFLMLGLDLPPPPLFKDVMEKNIIPQVPLFNILKKFDGETVTEVVRPRIARMRYRVIKLPQYIILHMRRFTKNNFFVEKNPTLVNFPVKNLELKDYIPLPASNENERLRSKYDLIGNIVHDGKPGEGSYRAFVQRKSEELWYEMQDLHVSETLPQMVALSEAYMQIYEQQQ; encoded by the exons ATG GTAGGGTTAAATAACATCAAAGAGACCGACTTTGTCAATGTTACCATTCAATCTTTGATGCGTGTTACTCCACTGAGGAACTTCTTTCTTATCCCGGAGAACTATCAGAACAGCAAATCACAACTTGTTCATCGATTTGGAGAGCTGACACGAAAGATCTGGCATGCGAGGAACTTTAAAGGACAG GTTAGTCCACACGAGTTTCTCCAGGCAGTTATGAAGGCCAGTAAAAAACGTTTCCGCATAGGTGCACAGTCGGATCCAGTTGAATTTATGTCGTGGCTTCTTAATACAATGCATGGAGATCTTAAAAGTCCGAAAAGGAATAACAGCATCATTCACCAGTGCTTTCAG GGGGAACTGGAGGTTATCAAACAGATCCCTACTAAGTTTATTGCGGAGAAGAGACAGAATGCAGACAGCCAGACTAACGAGATTGGACGATATGGTGGAAATGATGTGGATAGAGTAAACCTGGAGACAAGCAGAATGCCTTTCTTAATGCTTGGGTTGGACTTGCCGCCTCCACCTCTGTTTAAGGACGTAATGGAGAAAAACATTATTCCACAG GTTCCACTTTTCAACATACTCAAGAAATTCGATGGCGAAACAGTGACAGAAGTTGTGCGGCCTCGTATAGCTAGGATGAGATACCGTGTAATAAAATTACCACAATATATCATACTGCACATGCGTCGATTTACGAAGAACAACTTCTTTGTAGAGAAAAATCCTACACTCG TTAATTTCCCTGTTAAGAATCTCGAGCTAAAGGATTACATCCCTCTACCTGCCTCCAATGAGAATGAAAGGCTACGCTCCAAGTACGATTTAATTGGGAACATCGTTCATGATGGCAAGCCAGGTGAAGGATCCTATAGAGCGTTTGTGCAGCGGAAGTCCGAAGAACTATG GTATGAGATGCAAGATCTGCATGTTTCTGAAACTTTGCCCCAGATGGTTGCACTTTCTGAGGCATACATGCAGATATATGAGCAGCAGCAATGA
- the LOC140833569 gene encoding uncharacterized protein, with amino-acid sequence MVNIPVKFRRVAAAFDEVVRAVRSCESSGSEHSADLSDMVNSFLEREIMEYGESEEVKDQEEEGGEEMVDGDESETNSPDSELEDSLKNLLFDHENDDGDVKRRILAEVEAAIGELGGNGSSSPDFKRRVMARLRSGGFDAGLCKSKWEKQGRCPSGDYEYIDVNTGGSRYIVEIFLAGEFTVARPTGCYVSLLKNFPPIFIGRPDQLKQVVRLMSNAIRKSMKSAGIHVPPWRRLTYMQAKWFGSYRRTQNEVTGRKMAFPGEPLDGNRSVGFVPVAGQTMFYCREDFACIRTGNLAAALN; translated from the exons ATGGTGAATATTCCGGTGAAATTCAGAAGGGTTGCTGCCGCCTTCGATGAGGTGGTTAGGGCCGTAAGGTCCTGCGAGAGCAGCGGCAGCGAGCACTCCGCTGATCTGTCTGATATGGTGAATTCGTTTTTAGAGAGAGAGATTATGGAATACGGAGAAAGTGAGGAGGTAAAAGATCAAGAGGAAGAAGGCGGAGAGGAGATGGTCGATGGTGACGAATCGGAAACAAATTCCCCTGATTCTGAATTGGAAGATTCTTTGAAGAATTTGCTGTTTGATCATGAAAATGATGACGGGGATGTCAAAAGGAGGATTCTTGCAGAGGTGGAAGCGGCGATCGGAGAACTTGGTGGCAATGGAAGCTCGTCGCCGGATTTCAAACGGAGAGTAATGGCGCGGTTGCGGAGTGGAGGCTTTGATGCCG GTCTTTGCAAATCGAAGTGGGAAAAACAAGGGCGGTGCCCCTCCGGAGACTACGAATACATCGACGTGAACACCGGCGGTAGTCGCTACATAGTCGAAATCTTCCTCGCCGGGGAGTTCACTGTCGCTCGTCCCACTGGCTGCTATGTTTCACTGCTCAAAAATTTTCCACCAATTTTCATCGGAAGACCAGACCAGCTCAAACAGGTTGTGAGGCTTATGTCCAATGCCATAAGAAAATCGATGAAAAGTGCTGGCATTCACGTGCCACCTTGGCGACGCCTTACTTACATGCAGGCTAAATGGTTTGGTTCCTACAGAAGAACCCAAAACGAAGTTACAGGCCGGAAAATGGCATTTCCCGGCGAGCCCTTGGACGGAAACAGGTCGGTGGGGTTTGTGCCGGTGGCCGGACAGACAATGTTTTATTGCAGGGAGGATTTTGCTTGTATTAGGACTGGAAACTTAGCTGCAGCTCTTAATTAG
- the LOC140834764 gene encoding uncharacterized protein — MEGVGARLGRSSSRYGPTTVFTGPVRKWKKKWVPIAPSNSNHQNAAATATVAGNRTVNGSNVPPHLLLYQWTPITPSQNKDNGIIANNNGNADSKNSNKDDVVAVEEPPKKKFKYIPIIVLEEQKNESSEQAEDETKPFETDTVEVTSKSDEYNEKPDINDMPLDENQALHNTSLERQDLNESTLDLSLG, encoded by the exons ATGGAGGGAGTCGGGGCCAGGCTCGGCCGATCCTCGTCTCGATACGGTCCCACGACTGTATTTACCGGGCCGGTTCGTAAGTGGAAGAAGAAGTGGGTTCCCATTGCTCCGTCGAACTCCAACCACCAGAACGCGGCAGCGACGGCGACGGTGGCGGGTAACAGAACGGTTAACGGAAGCAACGTACCTCCCCACTTGTTGCTTTACCAGTGGACTCCGATCACTCCTAGCCAGAACAAGGATAATGGTATTATTGCCAATAATAACGGCAATGCGGACTCGAAGAATTCCAATAAAGACGATGTCGTCGCAGTGGAGGAGCCGCCCAAGAAAAAATTCAAGTATATACCG ATTATAGTTCTTGAAGAACAGAAGAATGAGTCCTCCGAACAGGCTGAGGATGAAACAAAGCCATTTGAAACTGATACAGTCGAGGTAACCTCCAAGAGTGATGAGTACAATGAAAAGCCCGACATTAATGATATGCCACTCGACGAAAACCAG GCTCTACATAATACTTCTCTGGAACGACAAGATCTGAACGAAAGCACTTTGGACTTGAGTTTGGGCTAG
- the LOC140834766 gene encoding uncharacterized membrane protein At1g16860-like, whose translation MTTRTGSHQLSNGLFVSGRPEQHFRERQPTMASRAVPYTGGDLKKSGELGKMYGVGDHPNAPTAPSKLPSRPPSSSQHNSGSVRSGPNSGPVPPKLSNSGSMNKKSSSSSFSGPLTPIQPTGLITSGPLGSSNSNRRSGQLDAPSAPSSFNKNMYGSAVTSLGEEVKLGYRFSRVIMWVSLVVVVMGLVVGAFLLASVKKAVVLVAVVAALVVAAIIIIWNFAYKKYGVLQFLRKYPDAELRGAIDGQYVKVTGVVTCGSIPLETSFQKIPRCVYASSELYEYRGCSGNPGNPKQCFFSWRCSHSEKYVADFYISDFQSGLRALVKAGYGAKVAPFVKPTTVVDVTKDNKELSPTFLHWLSDRGLSSDDHVLRLKEGCIKEGSTVSVMGVVRRHDNVLMIVPPTEPISSGCRWLCFLLPTYIEGLILTCSESQNGEVIPV comes from the exons ATGACTACTCGAACCGGGTCGCACCAGTTAAGCAATGGCTTGTTTGTTTCAGGTCGTCCGGAGCAGCATTTCAGGGAACGGCAGCCGACTATGGCATCACGCGCCGTCCCGTACACCGGTGGTGACTTGAAGAAATCCGGGGAGCTCGGGAAAATGTACGGCGTCGGGGATCATCCGAACGCACCGACGGCACCGTCGAAGCTTCCCTCCCGTCCTCCGTCCTCTTCTCAGCATAACAGTGGATCTGTCCGATCCGGGCCGAATTCTGGCCCCGTACCGCCGAAGCTGTCCAACTCCGGGTCAATGAATAAGAAGTCATCTTCCTCCTCGTTCTCAGGTCCTCTGACTCCTATTCAGCCCACGGGCCTCATCACATCGGGTCCATTGGGCTCTTCCAACTCCAATCGCCGCTCAGGCCAGCTCGACGCGCCCTCAGCACCGAGCTcgtttaataaaaacatgtacGGTTCCGCTGTTACGAGCTTGGGGGAGGAGGTGAAGTTAGGGTACAGGTTTTCGAGGGTTATAATGTGGGTATCCTTGGTAGTTGTTGTTATGGGACTGGTGGTTGGAGCTTTTCTCCTGGCGTCGGTGAAGAAGGCGGTGGTTTTGGTGGCTGTGGTTGCCGCATTAGTGGTTGCCGCGATTATTATAATCTGGAATTTCGCGTATAAAAAATATGGGGTTTTACAGTTTTTAAGGAAGTATCCTGATGCTGAGCTGAGGGGTGCCATCGATGGACAGTACGTCAAGGTCACTGGG GTTGTCACTTGTGGGAGTATACCTCTTGAAACGTCATTCCAGAAGATTCCAAGATGTGTATATGCTTCCTCGGAATTATATGAATACAGAGGCTGTAGTGGAAATCCTGGGAATCCTAAACAATGTTTTTTCTCTTGGAGATGCAGTCATTCAGAG AAATATGTGGCAGATTTTTACATATCAGACTTCCAATCAGGATTAAGAGCTCTAGTAAAAGCAGGTTACGGTGCTAAGGTTGCGCCATTTGTCAAACCAACTACAGTTGTAGATGTAACAAAAGATAATAAAGAATTGTCTCCGACCTTTCTGCACTGGCTTTCTGACAGAGGTTTGTCGAGTGACGACCATGTACTGCGCCTTAAAGAAGG CTGTATCAAAGAAGGAAGTACTGTAAGTGTAATGGGGGTCGTTAGACGCCACGATAACGTGCTCATGATAGTTCCACCCACCGAGCCTATCTCATCAGGCTGCCGCTGGCTCTGTTTCCTTCTCCCAACCTACATCGAAGGCCTTATATTAACATGCTCAGAAAGCCAAAATGGTGAGGTGATCCCGGTATAG
- the LOC140834768 gene encoding RPM1-interacting protein 4-like gives MDQQRSHVPMFGNWDGENVPYTACFENARKEKANGIRINPNDPQENPEAFNMVAAPPSGKFSVPKKNRFHKRNTSDQLKSSTYKSTSSTSDSDKATSHDSSVNSIFKPKHQRGRSDRSHFPPLSPVDYADDNSCRSVAVPKFGEWDEKNPRSAEGFTVIFNKVKEEKQIAAAKFPSVSVQQVVNKYHESSHKENTRGKKCCGLF, from the exons ATGGAT CAACAGCGATCACATGTTCCTATGTTCGGGAACTGGGACGGGGAGAACGTACCGTACACAGCCTGCTTCGAGAATGCGCGCAAGGAGAAAGCCAACGGCATCAGGATAAACCCCAACGATCCTCAGGAAAATCCAGAAGCCTTCAACATGGTAGCAGCTCCACCTTCTGGCAAGTTTTCCGTGCCCAAAAAGAATCGTTTCCACAAAAGAAACACTTCCGATCAGCTGAAAAGCAGCACTTACAAAAGCACGTCTTCTACATCAGACAGCGACAAAGCCACATCTCATGATAGTTCTGTGAATTCAATCTTTAAGCCCAAACACCAGCGCGGAAGATCCGATCGCAGCCATTTCCCGCCGCTATCTCCAGTGGATTATGCCGATGATAAT TCTTGTAGATCGGTGGCTGTGCCTAAATTCGGGGAATGGGATGAAAAGAATCCGAGATCGGCGGAAGGTTTTACGGTAATCTTCAACAAGGTGAAGGAGGAGAAGCAAATCGCGGCTGCTAAATTCCCCTCTGTGAGTGTGCAGCAGGTTGTGAACAAATATCACGAATCTAGCCACAAAGAAAATACCCGGGGAAAG AAATGTTGCGGCCTGTTTTGA
- the LOC140834767 gene encoding uncharacterized protein isoform X2 — MGHTMACLAVSANRPSLINVIIKIKRPYNAIVQSSLSLFAALSFICLTSFGRKYGLRRFLFLDKLCDESEKVRQGYALQLQRSMKLLSAFVLPCFLAHCAYQIWWFASGGNQIPYPYNTPLCKVIGCMLLMCSWLYRTSICFLVCVLFRLTCYLQILRLEDFAQVFERESDVASILIEHLRIRRNLRIISHRFRVFILLTLILVTISQFVSLLITTEPSSRVNILTAGELALCSITLVTGLLICLRSAAKITHRAQAVTTLAAKWHACATIDSFDALIDDIPTTQIVSADVARYPVTAANWMDSDNEVGDGDNVLDNTNLVPIFANTVSYQKRQALVTYFEHNTAGITVYGFMLDRTWLHTIFAIQLSLTLWILNKTIGIS; from the exons ATGGGACACACAATGGCCTGTTTGGCTGTTTCTGCAAATCGACCATCTTTGATTAATGTAATTATTAAAATCAAA AGGCCTTACAATGCAATTGTTCAGTCATCACTTTCGCTATTTGCTGCACTTTCTTTTATCTGCCTAACTTCTTTCGGGCGTAAATACGGGCTTCGGAGGTTTCTGTTTCTTGATAAACTGTGTGATGAAAGCGAAAAGGTTCGGCAGGGATATGCGCTGCAGCTTCAA AGATCAATGAAGCTCCTTTCAGCTTTTGTTCTCCCCTGTTTCCTTGCCCACTGCGCATACCAGATATGGTGGTTCGCCTCCGGAGGAAACCAAATCCCCTACCCATACAACACGCCTCTGTGCAAAGTCATCGGTTGCATGCTACTGATGTGCTCGTGGCTATATCGTACCTCGATATGTTTCCTAGTCTGTGTACTCTTCCGCCTTACGTGTTACCTTCAAATACTAAGGTTAGAGGACTTTGCTCAAGTCTTTGAACGTGAATCTGATGTTGCTTCAATCTTGATCGAACATCTAAGGATCAGAAGAAATCTTCGGATCATAAGTCATCGGTTTAGAGTTTTCATTTTGTTGACGCTAATCCTAGTAACAATAAGCCAGTTTGTTTCCTTGCTCATTACAACTGAACCGAGCTCCAGAGTCAACATCCTAACAGCTGGAGAACTCGCG TTGTGTTCCATAACTCTGGTAACTGGGCTTTTAATCTGCTTGCGAAGTGCAGCAAAGATAACACATAGAGCACAGGCGGTTACAACTCTTGCGGCTAAGTGGCATGCCTGTGCCACAATCGATTCGTTTGATGCTCTAATTGATGACATCCCAACGACTCAGATTGTTTCAGCTGATGTGGCACGGTATCCAGTTACTGCTGCCAACTGGATGGATTCCGATAATGAAGTAGGAGATGGAGATAACGTGTTGGACAACACAAACTTGGTGCCGATTTTTGCAAACACTGTGTCTTACCAGAAAAGGCAAGCACTAG TAACATATTTCGAGCACAACACAGCTGGAATTACCGTGTATGGCTTTATGCTGGATAGGACATGGTTACACACAATCTTCGCGATCCAGCTCTCTCTTACATTGTGGATATTGAACAAGACGATAGGGATTTCTTGA
- the LOC140834767 gene encoding uncharacterized protein isoform X1, with protein sequence MEESAKEALIQENKSISPSHSFHESNLESTSYSYSLKWVFLDYSNIWRTGISWSMFFLLNIAVPIVSHFIFYCSDCDLIHQRPYNAIVQSSLSLFAALSFICLTSFGRKYGLRRFLFLDKLCDESEKVRQGYALQLQRSMKLLSAFVLPCFLAHCAYQIWWFASGGNQIPYPYNTPLCKVIGCMLLMCSWLYRTSICFLVCVLFRLTCYLQILRLEDFAQVFERESDVASILIEHLRIRRNLRIISHRFRVFILLTLILVTISQFVSLLITTEPSSRVNILTAGELALCSITLVTGLLICLRSAAKITHRAQAVTTLAAKWHACATIDSFDALIDDIPTTQIVSADVARYPVTAANWMDSDNEVGDGDNVLDNTNLVPIFANTVSYQKRQALVTYFEHNTAGITVYGFMLDRTWLHTIFAIQLSLTLWILNKTIGIS encoded by the exons ATGGAAGAATCGGCCAAAGAGgctttaattcaagaaaacaagtcgATTTCACCAAGCCATTCATTCCACGAATCCAACTTGGAGTCGACGAGTTACAGCTATAGTCTGAAATGGGTTTTTCTTGATTATTCGAATATATGGAGAACTGGGATTTCTTGGTCCATGTTTTTTCTGCTAAACATAGCTGTTCCAATTGTCTCCCACTTTATATTTTATTGCTCTGACTGTGATCTGATCCACCAGAGGCCTTACAATGCAATTGTTCAGTCATCACTTTCGCTATTTGCTGCACTTTCTTTTATCTGCCTAACTTCTTTCGGGCGTAAATACGGGCTTCGGAGGTTTCTGTTTCTTGATAAACTGTGTGATGAAAGCGAAAAGGTTCGGCAGGGATATGCGCTGCAGCTTCAA AGATCAATGAAGCTCCTTTCAGCTTTTGTTCTCCCCTGTTTCCTTGCCCACTGCGCATACCAGATATGGTGGTTCGCCTCCGGAGGAAACCAAATCCCCTACCCATACAACACGCCTCTGTGCAAAGTCATCGGTTGCATGCTACTGATGTGCTCGTGGCTATATCGTACCTCGATATGTTTCCTAGTCTGTGTACTCTTCCGCCTTACGTGTTACCTTCAAATACTAAGGTTAGAGGACTTTGCTCAAGTCTTTGAACGTGAATCTGATGTTGCTTCAATCTTGATCGAACATCTAAGGATCAGAAGAAATCTTCGGATCATAAGTCATCGGTTTAGAGTTTTCATTTTGTTGACGCTAATCCTAGTAACAATAAGCCAGTTTGTTTCCTTGCTCATTACAACTGAACCGAGCTCCAGAGTCAACATCCTAACAGCTGGAGAACTCGCG TTGTGTTCCATAACTCTGGTAACTGGGCTTTTAATCTGCTTGCGAAGTGCAGCAAAGATAACACATAGAGCACAGGCGGTTACAACTCTTGCGGCTAAGTGGCATGCCTGTGCCACAATCGATTCGTTTGATGCTCTAATTGATGACATCCCAACGACTCAGATTGTTTCAGCTGATGTGGCACGGTATCCAGTTACTGCTGCCAACTGGATGGATTCCGATAATGAAGTAGGAGATGGAGATAACGTGTTGGACAACACAAACTTGGTGCCGATTTTTGCAAACACTGTGTCTTACCAGAAAAGGCAAGCACTAG TAACATATTTCGAGCACAACACAGCTGGAATTACCGTGTATGGCTTTATGCTGGATAGGACATGGTTACACACAATCTTCGCGATCCAGCTCTCTCTTACATTGTGGATATTGAACAAGACGATAGGGATTTCTTGA
- the LOC140835514 gene encoding uncharacterized protein — protein MGERIEMFGFGLQARIEIQRGARTILELFRERMEGVDRTVRRKKSLKERLGFNGMSCCGGVTWGLGPTTMSVRDEEEDQDGLINPETTDPNNATQTPPENSPTSPCDSQSAAVSGMNLAAALAAERQFRAAQDSDHEGSNQSPNSGTPPRTSLMRLLEETDGCDEGRKDEEDGGGCDRSVFEGAVAESRDLSPL, from the exons ATGGGTGAAAGAATTGAAATGTTTGGATTTGGGTTGCAGGCGAGGATAGAGATACAGAGAGGAGCGAGAACAATACTAGAGCTGTTCAGAGAGAGGATGGAGGGAGTCGATCGTACGGTGAGGAGGAAGAAGAGTCTTAAAGAACGGCTGGGGTTCAACGGCATGAGCTGTTGCGGAGGAGTCACCTGGGGACTCGGCCCGACTACCATGAGCGTGAGGGACGAAGAAGAAGATCAAGATGGACTCATAAACCCAGAAACAACTGATCCCAACAACGCCACCCAAACTCCGCCGGAGAACAGCCCCACCTCGCCGTGCGATAGCCAATCTGCAGCAGTAAGCGGTATGAATCTGGCGGCAGCATTGGCAGCTGAGCGTCAGTTCCGGGCGGCGCAAGACTCGGACCACGAAGGATCCAATCAGAGCCCGAACTCCGGAACACCGCCAAGAACGTCGCTGATGCGATTGCTGGAAGAAACGGACGGCTGTGATGAAGGGAGAAAGGACGAAGAAGACGGGGGAGGGTGCGATCGG AGTGTGTTCGAGGGAGCTGTGGCTGAATCGAGGGACTTGTCCCCTCTGTAG
- the LOC140834769 gene encoding plant UBX domain-containing protein 4-like, with product MCVCTYLQSDTDDSKICPLLQPRESIDMSSSRDKKPSSSRAGGIRTLSDLNRSSAHDSDSDSDDPQEYYTGGEKSGMLVQDPSKGHDVDSIFDQVRQVGAVPGSLENLQPSSSSRSFTGTGRSLSGETVQTGPQQPESIVHNIVFWRNGFTVNDGPLRRLNDPENAPFLESIRKSECPKELEPADRRSSVHVNLIRREENRPEIEAPRISFQGVGRTLGSNSATEPVPETTGPATLHGAPSPSQGLVVDRSQPSTAIQLRLADGTRMIARFNHHHTIADIRSFIDASTTRGSRTYQLQSVGFPPKILSDHSQTIEQAGLLNSVVIQKL from the exons atgtgtgtatgCACCTATTTGCAATCGGATACAGACGATAGCAAGATTTGCCCACTTCTACAACCTCGAGAATCCATAGACATGTCTTCTTCGCGTGACAAGAAACCCTCAAGTAGCCGGGCCGGTGGTATCCGAACCCTTTCCGATTTGAACCGCTCCTCTGCCCATGATTCCGACAGCGATTCCGATGATCCCCAGGAGTATTACACTGGCGGTGAAAAGAG TGGTATGCTTGTCCAAGATCCATCAAAAGGCCATGATGTGGACTCTATATTTGACCAAGTTAGGCAGGTGGGTGCAGTGCCAGGATCCTTGGAAAATCTTCAACCTTCTTCAAGTTCGAGAAGCTTTACTGGGACAGGAAGATCACTTTCAGGCGAAACTGTTCAGACTGGGCCTCAGCAGCCGGAGTCAATTGTTCACAACATTGTTTTCTGGAGAAATGGTTTCACTGTTAATGATGGCCCTTTGAGGAGGTTGAATGACCCTGAAAATGCTCCTTTTCTGGAG AGTATCAGAAAATCTGAGTGCCCTAAAGAGCTGGAACCTGCTGACAGGAGATCCTCTGTTCATGTTAACCTCATAAGGAGGGAAGAGAACCGCCCT GAAATAGAGGCACCACGTATTTCATTTCAAGGTGTCGGAAGAACTCTAGGTAGTAACTCTGCGACTGAACCAGTTCCTGAGACAACGGGACCTGCTACCCTCCATGGTGCTCCATCCCCTTCACAGGGACTTGTGGTGGATAGATCTCAACCATCCACTGCAATTCAACTGAGGCTTGCTGATGGAACCCGTATGATTGCACGCTTCAATCACCACCACACAATTGCTGATATCCGATCCTTCATTGATGCATCTACGACCAGGGGATCCAGAACCTATCAGTTGCAGAGTGTTGGATTTCCTCCGAAAATCCTTAGCGATCACTCCCAGACAATTGAACAAGCTGGATTGTTAAATTCAGTTGTTATTCAGAAACTCTGA